One window from the genome of Breoghania sp. L-A4 encodes:
- the rpsG gene encoding 30S ribosomal protein S7 has protein sequence MSRRHRAEKREIHPDPKFGDVVITKFMNSVMLDGKKSAAESIIYGAFDLIEGRSKQDPVTVFHEALVNVMPQVEVRSRRVGGATYQVPVEVRNERRQALAIRWLINASRARNEKTMVERLAGELLDAGSNRGTAVKKREDTHRMAEANRAFSHYRW, from the coding sequence ATGTCCCGCCGTCATCGCGCTGAAAAGCGAGAGATCCATCCGGACCCCAAGTTTGGGGACGTTGTCATCACGAAGTTCATGAACTCCGTGATGCTCGACGGCAAGAAATCTGCCGCCGAAAGCATCATTTATGGCGCCTTCGATCTGATCGAAGGCCGGTCCAAGCAGGACCCGGTTACCGTGTTTCACGAGGCACTTGTCAACGTGATGCCGCAGGTGGAAGTCCGCTCCCGCCGTGTGGGTGGGGCGACCTACCAGGTGCCGGTCGAGGTTCGCAACGAACGTCGTCAGGCACTGGCCATCCGCTGGCTGATCAATGCCTCGCGGGCTCGTAACGAGAAGACCATGGTCGAGCGTTTGGCCGGGGAGCTTCTTGATGCGGGCAGCAATCGCGGCACCGCCGTCAAAAAGCGTGAAGATACGCACCGGATGGCGGAAGCCAACCGTGCCTTCTCGCATTATCGCTGGTAA
- a CDS encoding regulator: MSGEEQDEPTVFIIVGRVWEETSGTPDDAIPVNIFLTAPDDDSAVRRALEALAKEGYAETELDQIGALTEEPEDPTFESAYQDALEGNVAVVAFRE, translated from the coding sequence GTGAGCGGCGAAGAACAGGACGAGCCGACGGTCTTCATCATCGTAGGCCGCGTGTGGGAGGAAACCTCGGGCACGCCCGATGATGCGATCCCGGTGAACATCTTCCTGACGGCCCCGGACGACGACAGCGCGGTGCGCCGGGCGCTCGAGGCCTTGGCGAAGGAAGGGTATGCGGAAACCGAGCTCGACCAGATCGGGGCGCTGACCGAAGAGCCGGAGGACCCCACGTTCGAGAGCGCCTACCAGGATGCGCTCGAGGGCAACGTCGCCGTGGTGGCGTTCAGGGAGTAG
- the rpoC gene encoding DNA-directed RNA polymerase subunit beta': MNQEVMNLFNQQAQPATFDQIRISIASPEKILSWSFGEIKKPETINYRTFKPERDGLFCARIFGPIKDYECLCGKYKRMKYKGVICEKCGVEVTLSRVRRERMGHIELAAPVAHIWFLKSLPSRIGLLLDMTLKDLERVLYFENYVVLEPGLTPLKQNQLLSEEEFLMAQDEYGDDSFTAMIGAEAIREMLMSLDLVRESERLRVEIAEATTELKPKKLAKRLKVIEAFIESRNRPEWMILTVVPVIPPDLRPLVPLDGGRFATSDLNDLYRRVINRNNRLKRLIELRAPDIIIRNEKRMLQESVDALFDNGRRGRVITGANKRPLKSLSDMLKGKQGRFRQNLLGKRVDYSGRSVITVGPELKLHQCGLPKKMALELFKPFIYSRLDAKGFSSTVKQAKKLVEKERPEVWDILDEVIREHPVLLNRAPTLHRLGIQAFEPILIEGKAIQLHPLVCSAFNADFDGDQMAVHVPLSLEAQLEARVLMMSTNNILHPANGQPIIVPSQDIVLGLYYLSLMLEKEPGEGMVFGDMGELHHALETKTVTLHTKIKGRFKTVDIDDNPVSGIYETTPGRLILAELLPKNHAIPFDVANRLMTKKEISKMIDSVYRACGQKETVIFCDRIMQLGFGHACRAGISFGKDDMVIPDTKAKLVDDTAALAKEYEQQYNDGLITQGEKYNKVVDAWAKCTDRVADEMMKRIQAVEYFEDSGRQKPINSVYMMSHSGARGSPAQMKQLAGMRGLMAKPSGEIIESPIISNFKEGLSVLEYFNSTHGARKGLADTALKTANSGYLTRRLVDVAQDCIILEPDCGSTDGITVQAIVDAGQVIASLGIRVLGRTTAEDVIQASTGDVIVPANTLIEEKDVELIEAANIQSIKIRSVLTCQTQIGVCGACYGRDLARGTKVNMGEAVGVIAAQSIGEPGTQLTMRTFHIGGTAQVVDQSFIESSFEGEVKIRNRNAARDSDGNLIAMARNMSIVIVDEDGSERAVHRVNYGAKLHVDEGDKVQRGQRIAEWDPYTRPVIAEVTGTVAFEDLVDGASVTETTDEATGITKRVVIDWRSSPRTQDLKPAIVVKGPDGEILKPQRGGEARYLLHADSILSVDTDHKINAGDVMARIPLESAKTKDITGGLPRVAELFEARRPKDHAIIAEIDGTIRFGRDYKNKRRILIEPFDETQEPVEYLVPKVKHFHLQEGDTIEKGEYLVDGNPAPHDILAIKGVEALASYLVNEIQEVYRLQGVGINDKHIEVIVRQMLQKIELTDVGDSDLINGEQIDRVDLVALNKRLKEEGKKLASGNPVLLGITKASLQTRSFISAASFQETTRVLTEAAVNGKADTLDGLKENVIVGRLIPAGTGSTVSRIRKVATLRDELILDERKKRSGAEVAEPALMDLSEGAAE; the protein is encoded by the coding sequence ATGAACCAAGAGGTCATGAATCTGTTCAACCAGCAGGCTCAGCCGGCGACGTTCGATCAGATCCGCATCTCGATCGCCAGCCCCGAGAAGATCCTCTCGTGGTCATTCGGCGAGATCAAGAAGCCGGAGACGATCAACTACCGGACATTCAAGCCGGAGCGCGACGGTCTGTTCTGCGCGCGCATCTTTGGTCCGATCAAGGATTACGAGTGCTTGTGCGGCAAGTACAAGCGCATGAAGTACAAGGGCGTGATCTGCGAGAAGTGCGGCGTCGAAGTGACGCTGTCGCGCGTTCGCCGTGAGCGCATGGGCCATATCGAACTGGCCGCCCCTGTGGCGCACATCTGGTTCCTGAAGTCCCTGCCGAGCCGCATCGGTCTGCTGCTCGACATGACTTTGAAGGATCTGGAGCGGGTTCTCTATTTCGAGAACTACGTCGTGCTGGAGCCGGGCCTGACGCCGCTGAAGCAGAACCAGCTTCTGTCGGAAGAAGAATTCCTGATGGCTCAGGACGAATATGGCGATGACAGCTTCACCGCCATGATCGGCGCCGAAGCGATCCGCGAGATGCTGATGTCGCTCGACCTCGTGCGCGAGAGCGAGCGGCTGCGCGTGGAGATCGCGGAAGCCACCACCGAGCTGAAGCCGAAGAAGCTGGCCAAGCGGCTGAAGGTCATCGAGGCCTTTATCGAATCCCGCAACCGGCCGGAATGGATGATCCTGACCGTCGTGCCCGTGATCCCGCCGGACCTGCGTCCGCTGGTGCCCCTGGACGGCGGCCGCTTCGCGACCTCGGATCTCAACGATCTGTACCGCCGCGTGATCAACCGCAACAACCGTCTCAAGCGCCTCATCGAGTTGCGCGCGCCGGACATCATCATCCGCAATGAGAAGCGGATGCTGCAGGAATCCGTCGATGCGCTGTTCGACAACGGCCGCCGCGGGCGCGTCATCACGGGCGCCAACAAGCGTCCGCTGAAGTCGCTGTCCGACATGCTGAAGGGCAAGCAGGGCCGCTTCCGTCAGAACCTGCTCGGCAAGCGCGTCGATTATTCCGGCCGTTCGGTGATCACCGTGGGTCCGGAGCTGAAGCTGCACCAGTGCGGCCTGCCGAAGAAGATGGCGCTCGAGCTGTTCAAGCCGTTCATCTACTCGCGGCTGGACGCCAAGGGCTTCTCCTCGACCGTCAAGCAGGCGAAGAAGCTGGTTGAAAAAGAGCGTCCGGAAGTCTGGGATATCCTCGACGAGGTGATCCGCGAGCATCCGGTGCTGCTCAACCGCGCGCCGACGCTTCACCGCCTGGGCATCCAGGCGTTCGAGCCGATCCTCATCGAGGGCAAGGCCATCCAGCTGCATCCGCTCGTCTGCTCGGCCTTCAACGCCGACTTCGACGGTGACCAGATGGCCGTGCACGTTCCGCTGTCGCTCGAAGCGCAGCTGGAAGCGCGCGTGCTGATGATGTCGACCAACAACATCCTGCATCCGGCCAATGGTCAGCCGATCATCGTGCCGTCGCAGGATATCGTTCTGGGTCTGTATTATCTGTCGCTGATGCTCGAGAAGGAGCCGGGCGAGGGCATGGTGTTCGGTGACATGGGCGAGTTGCACCATGCGCTGGAGACCAAGACCGTCACGCTGCACACGAAGATCAAGGGCCGTTTCAAGACCGTTGATATCGACGACAACCCGGTTTCGGGCATTTACGAGACGACCCCTGGGCGTCTGATCCTGGCCGAACTGCTGCCGAAGAACCACGCGATTCCCTTCGACGTCGCCAACAGGCTGATGACGAAGAAGGAAATCTCCAAGATGATCGACAGCGTGTATCGCGCCTGCGGTCAGAAGGAGACGGTGATCTTCTGCGACCGGATCATGCAACTCGGCTTCGGCCATGCCTGCCGCGCCGGCATTTCGTTCGGCAAGGACGACATGGTCATTCCCGACACCAAGGCAAAGCTGGTGGACGACACCGCCGCCCTGGCGAAGGAGTACGAGCAGCAGTACAACGACGGCCTGATCACTCAGGGCGAGAAGTACAACAAGGTCGTCGACGCGTGGGCCAAGTGCACCGACCGCGTCGCCGACGAGATGATGAAGCGCATTCAGGCGGTCGAGTATTTCGAGGACTCCGGGCGTCAGAAGCCGATCAACTCGGTCTACATGATGTCGCACTCGGGCGCCCGTGGCTCACCTGCCCAGATGAAGCAGCTCGCCGGCATGCGTGGCCTGATGGCCAAGCCGTCGGGTGAGATCATCGAAAGCCCGATCATCTCGAACTTCAAGGAAGGCCTGTCGGTTCTGGAGTACTTCAACTCCACTCACGGCGCCCGCAAGGGCCTCGCCGACACCGCCTTGAAGACCGCCAACTCCGGTTACCTGACGCGTCGTCTCGTCGACGTGGCGCAGGATTGCATCATCCTGGAGCCCGATTGCGGCTCCACGGACGGCATCACCGTTCAGGCGATCGTCGATGCGGGACAGGTTATCGCGTCGCTCGGCATTCGCGTTCTCGGCCGCACCACGGCGGAAGACGTGATCCAGGCGTCGACCGGTGACGTAATCGTTCCGGCGAACACGCTGATCGAGGAGAAGGACGTCGAGCTCATCGAGGCGGCGAACATCCAGTCGATCAAGATCCGCTCGGTGCTGACCTGCCAGACGCAGATCGGCGTCTGCGGCGCCTGCTACGGCCGCGATCTGGCGCGTGGTACGAAGGTGAACATGGGCGAGGCGGTCGGCGTGATCGCGGCCCAGTCCATCGGTGAGCCGGGTACCCAGCTCACCATGCGCACGTTCCACATCGGCGGCACGGCGCAGGTGGTCGATCAGTCGTTCATCGAATCGAGCTTTGAAGGTGAAGTGAAGATCCGCAACCGCAACGCCGCGCGGGACTCGGATGGCAACCTCATCGCCATGGCGCGGAACATGTCGATCGTCATCGTCGACGAGGACGGCTCCGAGCGCGCGGTTCACCGCGTCAACTACGGCGCCAAGCTCCACGTGGATGAAGGCGACAAGGTGCAGCGCGGCCAGCGTATCGCCGAGTGGGATCCCTACACCCGCCCGGTCATCGCGGAAGTCACCGGTACGGTGGCCTTCGAGGATCTGGTCGACGGAGCGTCCGTCACGGAAACGACCGACGAGGCGACCGGCATCACCAAGCGTGTCGTCATCGACTGGCGTTCGTCTCCGCGGACCCAGGACCTGAAGCCCGCGATCGTGGTCAAGGGTCCCGATGGCGAGATCCTGAAGCCGCAGCGTGGCGGCGAGGCCCGCTATCTGCTGCATGCGGACTCGATCCTCTCGGTCGATACCGATCACAAGATCAATGCCGGCGACGTGATGGCGCGTATTCCGCTGGAGAGCGCCAAGACCAAGGACATCACCGGCGGTCTGCCGCGTGTGGCCGAACTGTTCGAGGCTCGTCGTCCGAAGGACCATGCCATCATCGCGGAGATCGATGGCACGATCCGCTTCGGCCGCGACTACAAGAACAAGCGCCGCATTCTCATCGAGCCGTTCGACGAGACGCAGGAGCCCGTCGAGTATCTCGTTCCCAAGGTCAAGCACTTCCATCTGCAGGAAGGCGACACGATCGAGAAGGGCGAGTATCTGGTCGACGGCAACCCCGCGCCGCACGACATCCTGGCGATCAAGGGCGTGGAGGCGCTTGCGTCCTACCTCGTCAACGAGATCCAGGAAGTCTACCGGTTGCAGGGCGTGGGCATCAACGACAAGCACATCGAGGTGATCGTTCGCCAGATGCTGCAGAAGATCGAGCTCACGGATGTCGGCGACAGCGATCTGATCAACGGCGAACAGATCGACCGTGTCGATCTGGTGGCCTTGAACAAGCGGTTGAAGGAAGAAGGCAAGAAGCTGGCTTCCGGCAACCCCGTGCTGCTCGGCATCACCAAGGCCAGCCTGCAGACGCGGTCCTTCATCTCGGCCGCATCGTTCCAGGAGACGACGCGCGTCCTGACTGAAGCCGCCGTGAACGGCAAGGCCGATACGCTCGACGGGCTGAAGGAAAACGTCATCGTCGGCCGCCTGATCCCGGCGGGCACGGGCAGCACCGTCAGCCGCATCCGCAAGGTTGCGACCCTGCGCGACGAGTTGATCCTCGACGAACGCAAGAAGCGTTCGGGCGCCGAGGTCGCGGAACCGGCCCTGATGGACCTGAGCGAGGGTGCGGCCGAATAG
- the rpsL gene encoding 30S ribosomal protein S12, whose amino-acid sequence MPTINQLIRKPRKDPPKRNKVPAMEACPQKRGVCTRVYTTTPKKPNSALRKVAKVRLTNGFEVIGYIPGEGHNLQEHSVVMIRGGRVKDLPGVRYHILRGVLDTQGVKDRKQRRSKYGAKRPK is encoded by the coding sequence ATGCCAACCATCAACCAGTTGATCCGTAAGCCGCGGAAAGATCCGCCGAAGCGGAACAAGGTTCCGGCCATGGAGGCCTGCCCGCAGAAGCGTGGCGTTTGCACGCGCGTCTATACGACGACGCCGAAGAAGCCGAACTCGGCTCTTCGTAAGGTTGCAAAGGTCCGTCTGACGAATGGCTTCGAAGTCATCGGGTACATCCCCGGTGAGGGCCATAATCTGCAGGAGCACTCTGTGGTCATGATCCGCGGCGGCCGCGTCAAGGATTTGCCTGGCGTGCGCTACCACATCCTTCGCGGTGTCCTTGACACCCAGGGTGTCAAGGATCGCAAGCAGCGCCGTTCCAAGTATGGCGCTAAGCGGCCGAAGTAA